Within the Aspergillus luchuensis IFO 4308 DNA, chromosome 5, nearly complete sequence genome, the region TGGAGCTTTCGATGTACAGCAACGCAGCCCTCATTCAGGTGGAAATATGCCCAAAATAAGTGGCCGTACTTCCATCTTCGCTTTACGCCCTATGTGACTTCGTATAGTCTGCTTCTGAATCATCGGAAAAGTGGGACATCTCCGGATATTGCATGGGAGGTGAACGCAGCTCTGTATGATGGCTTCTGTTTGCGGCTGATGCGTGGCCGATCCAAATCACGCCCGTACGTCGTCTGCAAATCCATCGGTAAATAGGCCGGTGCAAGGCAAAGATCAACAGGAATATAGTAGTGCCTCCAACGGCCGCGCTGACCGACATGCCCAAGCTCCGGCGCGATATAGTCCGTGCGCACCGAAGACCATCAATCACCGAACCGCTGCGAACGGATGTTGCTGTTCCGGTATCCGTAGATTTTGGCGTCCTACTTGGGCCGTTCGACACATCCAAGGTCGTCGACGCCGTCTGATGGTCCACAAGCCCTGCATCGCTCCACGTGGTTACCGACGCCATCGAACTGGAATTGAACGTCGTACTAGGCTGCGGATTATCAGAGCCCGTGAGTCTGTTATTCTCCCTATCGGGAGATGGAATACTAATCGTATATCGAGGTAGGGAACCTTCAGATAGACTATCTAAATGGTCAGAATCGATAAGACCAATGTAATCACCTTTCGCCTCGTTCGTTCCCATTGGTTGTTCGCCGCTGTGATATAGCAGCGCTCTGGCCGATGATAAGGGTGTGTCCAACGGCTTCGTGTAGGTCGGCATAatgaggagaggttgtggaTAAATGATTGGCGTTGCTTTCCACGTCTCAGACACTGTTGCATCTGCAGGTGTCTGGTATTGAAATAATGGCCTATATGTACACCATGTGCTAGACTGTGGAGGGCTATCCCCTTTAGGAGGGCTAAGCGGTACGGTTGCCGTTCCCGCGGTATCTTGATCGGTGCCAACACCCATTCTTGGATCACTATCCGACATGCTATGATGGGAGACCGCCCATGTTGATTTCTTGGATGTGGAAGTGACGTTTTCAAAGGAGTCTAGACTGGACGTCTCTAAATCGAATACAAGCGCCCcgcttgttgatggtgataaGGGATCCACGTTCAAGTTTGCTATTAAGGTCATTGTATCCATGATGCTTGTTCTGAATTCTGGAATCAGGTTACTTTTACTCGTCAGATCGACTGAAACGAATCGTGAAGCAGTGGGGTCTTGTTTTGTCTTGAAGATCGTAGTTGGGGGCGGTTCCGGCACAGGTTCCTGCACTATCGACAGGACACCGAATATAGCATTATCATGATCGCGCCTACTGGTGGAGGGACGACTAGGCCGCGAGCTAGAGGAGACTGCCCGACTGAAGgaagtgggatggagagaaacAGTCGTCCTCGTCTGTAGGTCTGGAGTCTCTTGTTTGTCTTCTGGCACTTTTGATGCAGGGTACTTTGTGCTCGATATCACCGGCTGCACGCCTGACGTTTGCTGTGTACTGTGTTGGATGTGACCAGGCTGTTGAACTGTGATTGTCT harbors:
- a CDS encoding uncharacterized protein (SECRETED:SignalP(1-19);~TransMembrane:1 (n3-14c19/20o462-483i)) gives rise to the protein MAAGWFTIVVLLLVSVLEAFSTNLPLQTEELWQESLEIRISPSFGLPVVLRTSTSTQTITVQQPGHIQHSTQQTSGVQPVISSTKYPASKVPEDKQETPDLQTRTTVSLHPTSFSRAVSSSSRPSRPSTSRRDHDNAIFGVLSIVQEPVPEPPPTTIFKTKQDPTASRFVSVDLTSKSNLIPEFRTSIMDTMTLIANLNVDPLSPSTSGALVFDLETSSLDSFENVTSTSKKSTWAVSHHSMSDSDPRMGVGTDQDTAGTATVPLSPPKGDSPPQSSTWCTYRPLFQYQTPADATVSETWKATPIIYPQPLLIMPTYTKPLDTPLSSARALLYHSGEQPMGTNEAKGDYIGLIDSDHLDSLSEGSLPRYTISIPSPDRENNRLTGSDNPQPSTTFNSSSMASVTTWSDAGLVDHQTASTTLDVSNGPSRTPKSTDTGTATSVRSGSVIDGLRCARTISRRSLGMSVSAAVGGTTIFLLIFALHRPIYRWICRRRTGVIWIGHASAANRSHHTELRSPPMQYPEMSHFSDDSEADYTKSHRA